The genome window CTTTTTTTAGTTTCTTCACGTCCTTTATTTTAAAATCAGTAACCTCTCCGGTTGAGGCCTCTAAAAGTGTAAATGCCATATCTCTGGCATGGTCGCTGTGTGCAGCAGTACCTGCGGCCACCATTCTGAGAAAATTCCTGGCCGTTACCACAGGCAGTGTGGCTCCGCAAACACCGGCAACTTTCTCCTCGGCATCGGGTCCGACAAGCCTGCACGGCCCCATAAAACATATCTTACAGCAGGCACCGGAGTGCCCTATCGGACACGGTTTCATGTGCTGTGCCCTGTCAAAGGCGGAACTCATGCCATGCGCATGGCCCCACTCCAGTATTTCTTTGGCTACCTTATCTGCACTCTGAGCGTTTTCTTCTATCATAATATGTGTTCTCCTTGCTGTTTAAAGCTCACACAGGTTAAAACCTGAGTCATTGACATTACCACTTCTGTCCCTTAGAACATGGATTCCATGGTCAGAGCCGGATGTCCAACACTTGAGAGGTGTTCAAGTAACTTTTCAGAGTCCTCAGCAATGGTTTCATCGGCAATCATATCAATCAGGTTGGGCACACCCTCTTCCTTAGCTCTTTCGTTAAAAGCTTCCCTTATTCTTTCCTTAAGAGCCTTAGTCATCCACACTATTCTTTTTAACCCGCCGTCTGCAAAGAGAAATTTACGGCTTGTCACAAAGTTAACTCCTATTCCCATAAATCCGGGGCTTTGCACGCCGCCCCCCACGGTACCCGCAAGGGAGGAAAACTTCATGCCGATTGGGGTCATCCCCGTGTGCCCTCTTTGTACTATCATAACGCCGTTTGCCTCCGGCACAACAGCCAATATACACTCAAAGCATCCACAGGAGGTCATCGGGTTTGCCATAATCGTATAAGCATTAAAAGACTCAACGGCGCCGCCCGTTGAGGCCACAATGTAGTCGTCAACGCCGGTCCATCTGCCAAATACAGGGTCAAGGGTCTCACCCTTTGGAATCGGCTGGTTGCCGCCCGTTGGGTCTATACCGAAAGCGGCCTTGCAGTCCAGCCAGTTGTAAGCGCCGCAGAGACCTAATCTCTCAGGGGTTATAACGCAAGTATGGGTTGGGGCAAATGACTGACAGAGCAGACAGGAGTAGAAAGTATCCACGTTTTCATCGGTCATAGAGCCCAGTCTGTCATCTCTTTCCTTCCAGACTCGTCTTGCCTCATCACGGTGAGCCAGCACATCGGCCTCATCCACAAACAACGTGACCTGTACCTTATCCACAATGGACTTAAACCTGCTGTGAATCATGGTATGCTGAATCTTGGCAATATCCTCAAGGGAGAATCCCTCAGCCTTGGCCGCTTTGCTGATTCTTATCCAGTTAACGTCACGCTGCCCCATGTGCCATATGCCCTGGCCCTCGTTTATGTTATGGTGGAGTTTTCTCTCCATTATAGGCTCATAGTCGGGCTGCATCTCTCTGCCTGCAACCTCTACCAGAATACCGATTGGCATAGCGCCGCCTGCCTCATACCTCTCCTTCCAGTTCTCACCCTTTATTATTATCTTACCGTCTTCTATTTCATCAAGTTCCCTGTTTTTCAAAAACTCAAAACCGGGAGTCCTGTTACCGCCAAACTCCACAAACGTATCCTCTTTTCTGATTCTCTCACCCTCAAAAGCCGGCCCGTAGGCGATTGGAATAGGGGGCTTATGGGATACAATCTTAAGGCCTCTGACCTCTATGGCTTTTGCAACTATCTTAGTGTGGTCCAGTTCCTTGTCAACCTCCTCGTATGTGCAAACACCGGTAGGATGAATAACGGGAACATTGCTGTCGCAAACTGCAGGGAAGCCCATGTTAATGGCTCCGGCTCCGGTTGCCCATTTGATGTCATCAAGGGGACCCAGAGGCAGTGCAAAGGCAAACACCCTGTCTTTAGTGTATTTAAGGTTTCCTGCAAAATCACCGGGCTTCATCCCTCCGTAAATCATCGAGGCCCTGATTGCCCAGTCAAGCGCATACAGGGTATGTTCGGTCTTTGTGCCAAGGGGCACTATATAGGTGTCCCAACCAAGTTCCACCTTTTTCCTTAGCAACTGCCGTGTAATTGTCTCGCCGTTTGACATACCGGAGAGGAAAACCAATATGTTTTTTTCCTGTATCTCCCTGACTATTCGAACAGCGGTATCATCATCCGGGGCGGCACCTATAATGGCGGCAAACCCTGGCATTCTGCCGTCAACGAGCTGAATACCCAGGTTTCGTTGAATTGTATCTGTAATAAAGCCGTTATAGACATACCCTGTTTCAGGGTCTTTTTCCGGTTCAAGTCCCTCCAGGTATCTCATGGCCAGCCATATCTCCTCCGCAAACAGTGTTGCCATACCGGAGTCAAGAGCCTCGCCTAAGTAAGGCGTCCACTCTTTTTCAACCGGCTCGGGGTGAAGGTATCCCCTTGTCATTTCGAGGGCCTCTTTCATATCTTTAAGTGTCTTTACGGCAAAGCCTGTCATAGCATATATCATGGGAAGATGGTACGCTGTATCAGGAAACTCAAACACGTAGTCTTCACCTTTTTCCGCAATATGCTTATATAACAGAGCCTCGGCGTTTTTAAACACTGTTTGGGCACCTCTTATAGCAGCCGATGCTATAATTTTAGACATCTTGACCTCCTTAACATCTAAACCTTTTATTTAGGACTAAATCTATCCTTTTTGTAGCTTTTAACACTTGCCTCTTCAAAAAGTCAAACCTCCCCCTGTTACCTGTGCACTCATAGTCCCTAAGCCGTTTTTGACTTCAGGTATGTGGGTATTG of Nitrospirae bacterium YQR-1 contains these proteins:
- the acsB gene encoding acetyl-CoA decarbonylase/synthase complex subunit alpha/beta is translated as MSKIIASAAIRGAQTVFKNAEALLYKHIAEKGEDYVFEFPDTAYHLPMIYAMTGFAVKTLKDMKEALEMTRGYLHPEPVEKEWTPYLGEALDSGMATLFAEEIWLAMRYLEGLEPEKDPETGYVYNGFITDTIQRNLGIQLVDGRMPGFAAIIGAAPDDDTAVRIVREIQEKNILVFLSGMSNGETITRQLLRKKVELGWDTYIVPLGTKTEHTLYALDWAIRASMIYGGMKPGDFAGNLKYTKDRVFAFALPLGPLDDIKWATGAGAINMGFPAVCDSNVPVIHPTGVCTYEEVDKELDHTKIVAKAIEVRGLKIVSHKPPIPIAYGPAFEGERIRKEDTFVEFGGNRTPGFEFLKNRELDEIEDGKIIIKGENWKERYEAGGAMPIGILVEVAGREMQPDYEPIMERKLHHNINEGQGIWHMGQRDVNWIRISKAAKAEGFSLEDIAKIQHTMIHSRFKSIVDKVQVTLFVDEADVLAHRDEARRVWKERDDRLGSMTDENVDTFYSCLLCQSFAPTHTCVITPERLGLCGAYNWLDCKAAFGIDPTGGNQPIPKGETLDPVFGRWTGVDDYIVASTGGAVESFNAYTIMANPMTSCGCFECILAVVPEANGVMIVQRGHTGMTPIGMKFSSLAGTVGGGVQSPGFMGIGVNFVTSRKFLFADGGLKRIVWMTKALKERIREAFNERAKEEGVPNLIDMIADETIAEDSEKLLEHLSSVGHPALTMESMF